GAAAAAGTTTCAGATCCTGTAGACTTAAAAAGTATCGGTAAAGAAGGGACACTCTCTACCTCTTTTATATTGGCAGAATTTTTTAACGCTCGGATTTCCCAATCTTCATTCTCTTGACTGTCATATTTACTATTTCTTTCAATAGCCTTTTTGATTTGttcttttctttcaatGGATTGCTTTACTCTTTCGTTATCTGTTAAAGCTAGCCTTGCatcatcaaattcttctacGTTAAATTCGTGAGATCCCCACTCAGTATCTTTCTCattgcttttttttacacCTCCTGtgtttttaatattctctaaaatttccaatttatcatcattatccaacaattttaagtaatctttttctttgaaattCTCTGATGAGTTAGGAAGCTGTCGCCTCATTGCTCTTTCCTCCTTTatagatttaatttcttctagATTAGGTAAGTAATATGAAGTGCCATTATCTTTGTTACCATTAGATGGtacatatatttcttttatatcttCCATATCTTCCATATCTTCCATGTcttctaaatttaatacatttatttctgatattttttaaatttcaaatcacTATATGCTGAAACAGATGAAGTATTTTCtgtttcatttttattttgataagGTTTTAAGTTATCTTCagtattttcaaatgatttatcaatttttttttatttttagggatttaattttgatcGGGAGACCACTTCGTTCAGTGTTATAGTCATCTTGCTGATTAGCTGTATCATCATaatcatcttcaatatcTAGGGTTGGTTTTAACTTTATCTTTgcttttatctttatttttggaaCATCATTGTTATCATTCACTTGGTCATCAAAATTGGTAGAAGTAGTAggtaattttattttattgcGTCTTCTGATActcattataatttaaaattataaattatttgggAGACTTaaagtttaataatattttgttgttAATCATtgtttatcaaatatattaatctgtcttataaaatttcaatgattgataaattataaatctTTATAATGGTATCGAAATTTTAAGGCGGTGCTAAAATCTGAAAATAACGCGTTGGTCCTatgtaaataaaagtatgaaaaaaagaaaaggctttaatatattaatcaTGGAATAATTCAAGATATAtgttgtttaatttttaataaaagatcACAAAGTAATATAATTAGCTATCATAAAAAAAGTCATGTCGACTTTAAAAGAACgtaaagaagaatttgttTCTGGCTTAGACGGTGGATCTATAGAAGAAATTAACCTGGTTACCTCTGTTTCATTAGTTTCCTATGTTTGCTGGTATCTGTACTCTGATAATAGAAATAGTATATGGTTAGATTTCGTATTAAATTGGATTTCTAtgttattatcaattacaaaatattcgGATAACATTGTCCTATTAAACCTACTGCTTATTGTACCAGCAGTCATATTTAACGCCAATAATATCAAGAATAAATTGTTCAAGAAgcaaaattcaaataaaattcagaaaaatgatgaaataaaGGATTTTGCATTACCAAAGATTCCATTCCTTACTGCATACCGTAGCAGTATGCTGGTTATTACTATGATTGCTATTTTGGCTGTTGATTTTCAGATTTTCCCTCGTAGATTTGCCAAGGTAGAGACTTGGGGAACATCACTAATGGATTTAGGTGTTGGTTCATTTGTATTTAGTAATGGTATTGTCGCAGCTAGAAGTTTATTGAAAGATAAGATGAGTCCAAATGGCAAAAACCCCTTATTTCAGCGAATTATTGTTTCATTTAGATCAGGTGGAACATTACTAGTTATAGGATTACTAAGAACatattttgttaaaaatttagaatatCAAGAGCATGTTACAGAGTACGGCGTTCATTGGAATTTCTTCTTAACCCTTGCATTTCTACCACCTGCTTTAGTTCTTGTTGATCCTATAGCAGAATTCATTCCAAGGGTTTTAATAGCCCTCGGTATTGGATTAACCTATGAATTTTGTCAATTGTATAACGAGGGCCAACTATTGAAGTTTATGATTCTAGGTCCTAGAActaatatattcaattctAATAGAGAAGGTattctttcattttttgGATATTGCTCTATCTTTTTACTTGGTCAAAGTACTGGATTTTATATCCTCGGTAATGCACCaactaaaaataatctttATAAACCATCAGTAGATATCCTTTTGAATGGTTCATCTACCAAACAATCTAGGAGATCTAACATCAAAAACAATCAACAGAAAAGCATTAGCACATGGGATAGATTAACTACTGTAACACCAATTGCAGGGCTATTACTTTCATCATTGATCTCAATTGCTATATATCAAATCATTATGGCATACCACCCTTATAATATATCTCGAAGATTTGCCAATTTACCATACTGTAGTTGGGTTGTTGCATACAATCTAAGCTTTTTATCAATGTACTGCCTAATAGGTAACTTATTGGGCAATGATGACTATGATTCTAAAGTCCCAATTACATTGGAAGCATGTAATAGAAACGGGTTGATCATGTTTTTGTTGAGTAACGTTACCACAGGGGTTGTCAATATGATGATACCAACTATAGATTCCACTGACATCGAAGCATTGGCCATTTTAATTGCGTATTCTCTCTTTTTATGTGGTGTTTCTATGATTCTTTTTAAGAAAGGATGGTTCATCAAAATATAACTTATTTAAATGTTTATGTACTACTATAATGCCCTCTGCATAAGATAACTAATACTTTCATTAGAAGCTGGCTTTGAAGTAACCTAGTGAGCCCTATATTCCATATAATCAATCAATATCGACCATACATTTAAGCATTCTTTTTACATTACCTTTCGGGTAGTATTTGTCAGAAAAACCTTTTTAGAGATATGATCTAACAAGTTAATAGCAAATCAAGTCTCTAGAGatgtaatatttcaataacaCTGGTAAACGGCGCTATCAAAAATGTGATTAATTCCATATTAATCTAATATCAAtctaatctttttttttgtcttttcCAATTCACGTTTTCATCCAAACATCACTTGATAACCGAAAAAGTTTATTTCTTTCTAAAAACGGACGTAAAAATCAATACTCAACAGTAAATATTAcaagaataaatatttacatatttacaatttacTTAAG
This DNA window, taken from Henningerozyma blattae CBS 6284 chromosome 3, complete genome, encodes the following:
- the NTR2 gene encoding Ntr2p (similar to Saccharomyces cerevisiae NTR2 (YKR022C); ancestral locus Anc_1.278), whose translation is MEDMEDMEDIKEIYVPSNGNKDNGTSYYLPNLEEIKSIKEERAMRRQLPNSSENFKEKDYLKLLDNDDKLEILENIKNTGGVKKSNEKDTEWGSHEFNVEEFDDARLALTDNERVKQSIERKEQIKKAIERNSKYDSQENEDWEIRALKNSANIKEVESVPSLPILFKSTGSETFSEDPEDSLDDILSDLIRKTKLENSKISLQYSALENQSSILHTATGQLLIELAEF
- the GWT1 gene encoding glucosaminyl-phosphotidylinositol O-acyltransferase (similar to Saccharomyces cerevisiae GWT1 (YJL091C); ancestral locus Anc_1.275) is translated as MSTLKERKEEFVSGLDGGSIEEINLVTSVSLVSYVCWYLYSDNRNSIWLDFVLNWISMLLSITKYSDNIVLLNLLLIVPAVIFNANNIKNKLFKKQNSNKIQKNDEIKDFALPKIPFLTAYRSSMLVITMIAILAVDFQIFPRRFAKVETWGTSLMDLGVGSFVFSNGIVAARSLLKDKMSPNGKNPLFQRIIVSFRSGGTLLVIGLLRTYFVKNLEYQEHVTEYGVHWNFFLTLAFLPPALVLVDPIAEFIPRVLIALGIGLTYEFCQLYNEGQLLKFMILGPRTNIFNSNREGILSFFGYCSIFLLGQSTGFYILGNAPTKNNLYKPSVDILLNGSSTKQSRRSNIKNNQQKSISTWDRLTTVTPIAGLLLSSLISIAIYQIIMAYHPYNISRRFANLPYCSWVVAYNLSFLSMYCLIGNLLGNDDYDSKVPITLEACNRNGLIMFLLSNVTTGVVNMMIPTIDSTDIEALAILIAYSLFLCGVSMILFKKGWFIKI